In one Alnus glutinosa chromosome 12, dhAlnGlut1.1, whole genome shotgun sequence genomic region, the following are encoded:
- the LOC133851198 gene encoding transcription initiation factor TFIID subunit 14b, which translates to MSLTISARKQGENQSDDAASAAKPTRIKIGKSAEDSDKKGANRRVKDVEICVPIVYGTIAFYLGRKASESQSHKWTVYVRGATNEDLGVVIKRVMFQLHPSFNNPMRVVESPPFEISECGWGEFEIAISLFFHSDVCDKQLDLYHHLKLYPEDESGPQTTKKPVVVESYNEIVYPDPSENFLARVQNHPAVIVPRLPAGFNLPDPVPIETNSDKEKGDTKDHPFSQWFMNFSEADELLKLAAARQQVQAHIVKLRRQLSVMDGLPQLSKPPTGYEFS; encoded by the exons ATGTCCCTCACAATCTCAGCGAGAAAACAAGGCGAAAACCAGTCCGACGATGCTGCTTCGGCTGCAAAGCCAACTCGCATCAAAATCGGGAAGTCTGCTGAAGATAGCGACAAAAAG GGTGCAAACAGGAGGGTTAAGGATGTCGAAATTTGCGTTCCAATAGTGTATGGAACAATTGCATTTTATCTTGGTAGGAAGGCCAGTGA GTCTCAGTCGCATAAGTGGACAGTCTATGTACGTGGGGCAACAAATGAGGATCTTGGTGTCGTGATAAAGCGAGTGATGTTTCAATTGCATCCTAGTTTCAATAACCCTATGAGAGTGGTTGAATCGCCCCCATTCGAGATATCGGAATGTGGATGGGGTGAATTTGAAATTGCCATCAGCCTTTTTTTCCACAGCGATGTCTGTGATAAACAATTGGATTT GTATCACCATTTGAAGTTATATCCTGAAGATGAATCTGGCCCTCAGACAACCAAGAAACCTGTTGTAGTTGAATCGTACAATGAAATTGTATACCCTGATCCATCCGAGAATTTTTTGGCTCGTGTGCAGAATCATCCAGCTGTCATTGTTCCTCGGCTGCCTGCTGGTTTTAACTTGCCCGATCCTG TGCCAATTGAGACTAATTCTGACAAGGAGAAAGGTGATACCAAAGATCATCCGTTTAGTCAATGGTTCATGAATTTCTCAGAGGCTGACGAGCTTTTGAAACTTGCAGCAGCTCGTCAGCAG GTACAAGCTCATATTGTTAAGCTGAGAAGACAATTGAGTGTGATGGATGGGCTGCCTCAGCTGTCAAAACCACCCACTGGTTATGAATTTTCATGA
- the LOC133851668 gene encoding RNA demethylase ALKBH9B produces MGDDRRVEPNDTDPFLVKYKPSELRIASEFLTTWLPFLSRDLCDHCAQTLSDRVRSLDSELDANAEPDHPDENLDAPNPDKPGSEQGMNDKHGDDNCEANSLGSWKDGADGGPEPVDPDPSTSGSPSHHRMSWADMAQEEEDDFGGEGEDEEVDSSEIRKRSVDVNASTGELRVSVKAIEKPKPNLSREQREYIRFMDVERKKDFMCFERVGGKLVNILQGLELHKGIFSAAEQKRIVDYVYELEAKGRKRELKERTFTAPTKWMRGKGRVTIQFGCCYNYATDKKGNPPGILHDETVDPMPNLFKVIIRRLVRWHVLPPSCVPDSCIVNIYEEGDCIPPHIDNHDFVRPFCTVSFLSECNILFGSNLKISGPGEFSGSFAIPLPLGSVLVLSGNGADVAKHCVPAVPAKRISITFRRMDDLKRPVGHVAEPDLQGIQPLSYEVDKGRRINASKPERYMKNEPYRRGVNEEARGYAEGSDTYIDRRESTWRGYADQGSDTYMDRRESTWNRRGPPNRWRVRKNVGN; encoded by the exons ATGGGCGACGATCGCCGGGTTGAACCGAACGACACCGACCCGTTCCTGGTCAAGTACAAGCCCTCCGAGCTCCGGATCGCGTCGGAGTTCCTGACCACGTGGCTCCCCTTCCTATCCAGAGACCTCTGCGACCACTGCGCCCAAACGCTCTCCGATCGCGTGCGCTCACTCGACTCAG AACTCGATGCCAATGCCGAACCGGATCACCCTGATGAGAATTTGGATGCTCCGAATCCGGATAAACCCGGATCGGAGCAGGGGATGAATGATAAGCACGGAGACGATAACTGTGAGGCCAATTCGCTCGGTAGTTGGAAAGACGGTGCGGATGGGGGTCCTGAACCCGTGGACCCAGACCCGTCTACGAGCGGATCGCCGAGCCATCATCGAATGTCCTGGGCTGACATGGCACAGGAGGAAGAAGACGATTTTGGGGGAGAGGGGGAGGACGAGGAGGTGGACTCCTCGGAGATAAGAAAACGGTCAGTTGATGTGAATGCTTCCACCGGGGAATTGAGGGTGTCGGTGAAGGCTATCGAGAAGCCGAAGCCAAACCTGTCGAGGGAACAGAGAGAATACATTAGGTTCATGGATGTGGAGCGAAAGAAAGACTTTATGTGCTTCGAAAGAGTGGGTGGAAAGCTTGTTAATATACTCCAGGGGCTTGAGCTTCACAAGGGTATTTTTAGCGCGGCGGAGCAGAAGAGGATTGTGGATTATGTGTATGAACTTGAGGCGAAGGGGAGAAAAAGGGAATTGAAAG AACGGACATTTACAGCACCCACTAAGTGGATGAGGGGCAAGGGACGTGTAACTATCCAATTTGGTTGCTGTTACAATTATGCAACG GATAAAAAAGGTAATCCGCCTGGCATCCTCCATGATGAAACCGTGGATCCTATGCCTAATCTTTTCAAGGTGATCATTAGAAGGCTGGTCAGATGGCATGTACTTCCTCCTAGCTGTGTACCTGATAGTTGCATTGTCAACATCTATGAAGAAGGGGACTGTATACCTCCGCACATTGACAACCATGATTTTGTGCGGCCTTTCTGCACTGTGTCATTTCTAAGCGAGTGCAATATACTTTTTGGATCGAACTTGAAAATTTCGGGTCCTGGCGAGTTTTCCGGTTCCTTTGCAATCCCCCTGCCACTGGG ATCTGTTCTTGTCTTAAGTGGAAATGGAGCTGACGTGGCTAAGCATTGTGTGCCTGCAGTTCCTGCAAAGAG GATATCAATCACATTTAGAAGAATGGATGACTTGAAACGGCCGGTTGGGCACGTTGCAGAACCTGATTTGCAGGGGATTCAACCATTGTCCTATGAAGTGGACAAGGGAAGAAGGATAAATGCTTCAAAACCTGAACGCTATATGAAGAACGAGCCTTATAGAAGAGGGGTGAACGAGGAAGCGAGGGGATATGCCGAGGGAAGTGACACCTATATAGACCGTCGTGAATCAACCTGGAGGGGATATGCTGATCAGGGAAGTGACACCTATATGGACCGTCGTGAATCAACCTGGAATCGACGAGGGCCTCCAAATAGGTGGAGAGTCAGGAAGAATGTGGGCAACTGA
- the LOC133852247 gene encoding uncharacterized protein LOC133852247 isoform X2, translating to MGEGREGDWECSGCKNRNYAFRSFCNRCKQPRLLVDTKTPADSKWLPRIGDWICTGCTNNNYASREKCKKCGQPKEVAAMPAIAIPGASLPSYSHYFARAQGGPEQKMNMGLFGNGTPQQALPLSSNWSLGGADKYGVQPPSTWPLGGNHNSGLPYPDPANQLLSAPKGWRNGDWICNCGFHNYSSRAQCKKCNAFPPALGTKRLASDDLVHDWDNKRLNVGQLQPYPGFEQMMGTSADPNTGPYAPYSNVSSGTAPNLQVPMQFPQQATTPALLGKGAKQWREGDWMCTNCNNHNYASRLQCNRCKTQRHALSQPVNVA from the exons atggGGGAGGGAAGAGAAGGCGATTGGGAGTGCAGTGGGTGCAAGAACAGGAACTACGCCTTCAGGTCGTTCTGCAACCGGTGCAAGCAGCCTCGGCTTCTCGTAGACACCAAAACTCCCGCCGACTCCAAGTGGCTCCCGCGTATCGGCGATTGGATCTGTACCG GTTGCACTAACAACAATTATGCATCAAGAGAGAAGTGCAAAAAGTGTGGGCAACCGAAGGAGGTAGCAGCAATGCCAGCAATTGCAATCCCTGGAGCTTCTCTCCCATCTTATTCACATTATTTTGCCAGGGCCCAAGGAGGACCAGAACAAAAGATGAATATGGGATTGTTTGGCAATGGAACTCCCCAGCAGGCACTTCCTTTGAGCTCCAACTGGTCTTTAGGAGGGGCTGATAAATATGGAGTTCAGCCCCCTTCTACTTGGCCCTTGGGTGGTAACCATAATTCTGGACTTCCGTATCCAGACCCTGCTAATCAGCTTCTTTCCGCTCCTAAAGGATGGCGCAATGGTGACTGGATATGCAACTGTGGCTTTCATAACTACTCCTCACGTGCCCAG TGCAAAAAATGCAATGCTTTCCCACCAG CACTTGGAACAAAGCGACTGGCATCTGATGACTTGGTGCATGACTGGGATAACAAGAGATTGAATGTGGGACAA CTGCAACCTTACCCAGGTTTTGAGCAAATGATGGGGACCAGTGCTGACCCTAATACCGGACCCTATGCTCCCTACTCGAATGTAAGCTCAGGTACTGCTCCGAATTTGCAAGTGCCCATGCAGTTTCCACAGCAAGCAACTACACCTGCACTGCTTGGAAAAGG AGCAAAACAATGGCGCGAAGGAGATTGGATGTGCACAAATTGCAACAACCATAATTATGCATCCCGGTTACAATGCAATAG GTGTAAGACTCAAAGACATGCACTCTCTCAGCCTGTCAACGTCGCGTAG
- the LOC133852083 gene encoding uncharacterized protein LOC133852083, with the protein MPEKRSRKQSKRDSDSKRIDNESSQEQSEDVWSRPNWPPRLEKIFVELLIEEMNYHLDVCVSGFGEEAWDRVCKEFNEETSLNYDKMELKKHLAILRKRYRIVKPLYNHGGFGWDYRRKMVDVDDGIWAEYIQAYPEIKPYRKWGCPIYEELCTIFTKPKATGRYVYASTGRWRGSGSNDLPRSSTGSVNSSHGCNKRQAAEPLGSGPNKKQHHKGAENSKGTASFETDDPHSVTHCITIINGMQGVDRRTYNAALDLFQNPIWRKTFVSLKSEKRLTWLKAMLPSVP; encoded by the exons ATGCCCGAGAAAAGGTCGAGAAAGCAAAGCAAACGTGACTCTGATTCAAAAAGG ATTGATAACGAGAGCAGTCAAGAGCAATCAGAGGATGTTTGGTCGAGGCCAAACTGGCCACCACGCTTGGAGAAGATATTTGTAGAATTGCTGATTGAGGAAATGAATTACCATCTGGACGTCTGTGTCAGTGGATTTGGTGAGGAGGCATGGGACCGTGTCTGCAAGGAATTCAATGAGGAGACAAGTCTAAATTATGATAAGATGGAGCTGAAAAAACACCTTGCCATTTTAAGAAAACGATATCGGATTGTAAAACCTTTATATAACCATGGTGGCTTTGGTTGGGATTATCGTCGGAAGATGGTGGATGTTGATGATGGTATTTGGGCAGAATATATccag GCGTATCCTGAGATTAAGCCATACAGGAAATGGGGGTGTCCAATATATGAAGAGCTATGCACCATATTTACAAAGCCAAAGGCCACTGGACGGTATGTCTATGCAAGTACTGGTCGGTGGAGGGGGTCTGGCAGCAATGATCTTCCACGCTCAAGTACTGGGAGTGTGAACAGTTCACATGGATGCAACAAGCGCCAAGCAGCAGAGCCTCTGGGTTCAGGTCCCAACAAGAAGCAGCATCACAAAGGAGCTGAGAATTCAAAGGGAACTGCATCATTTGAAACTGATGACCCACATTCTGTAACTCATTGCATTACAATTATAAACGGCATGCAAGGTGTTGATCGCCGTACTTACAATGCTGCTCTGGATTTGTTTCAGAACCCAATCTGGAGAAAAACATTCGTGTCATTGAAAAGTGAGAAGCGATTGACCTGGTTGAAGGCCATGCTTCCCAGTGTTCCATGA
- the LOC133852247 gene encoding uncharacterized protein LOC133852247 isoform X1 encodes MGEGREGDWECSGCKNRNYAFRSFCNRCKQPRLLVDTKTPADSKWLPRIGDWICTGCTNNNYASREKCKKCGQPKEVAAMPAIAIPGASLPSYSHYFARAQGGPEQKMNMGLFGNGTPQQALPLSSNWSLGGADKYGVQPPSTWPLGGNHNSGLPYPDPANQLLSAPKGWRNGDWICNCGFHNYSSRAQCKKCNAFPPALGTKRLASDDLVHDWDNKRLNVGQTNVQLQPYPGFEQMMGTSADPNTGPYAPYSNVSSGTAPNLQVPMQFPQQATTPALLGKGAKQWREGDWMCTNCNNHNYASRLQCNRCKTQRHALSQPVNVA; translated from the exons atggGGGAGGGAAGAGAAGGCGATTGGGAGTGCAGTGGGTGCAAGAACAGGAACTACGCCTTCAGGTCGTTCTGCAACCGGTGCAAGCAGCCTCGGCTTCTCGTAGACACCAAAACTCCCGCCGACTCCAAGTGGCTCCCGCGTATCGGCGATTGGATCTGTACCG GTTGCACTAACAACAATTATGCATCAAGAGAGAAGTGCAAAAAGTGTGGGCAACCGAAGGAGGTAGCAGCAATGCCAGCAATTGCAATCCCTGGAGCTTCTCTCCCATCTTATTCACATTATTTTGCCAGGGCCCAAGGAGGACCAGAACAAAAGATGAATATGGGATTGTTTGGCAATGGAACTCCCCAGCAGGCACTTCCTTTGAGCTCCAACTGGTCTTTAGGAGGGGCTGATAAATATGGAGTTCAGCCCCCTTCTACTTGGCCCTTGGGTGGTAACCATAATTCTGGACTTCCGTATCCAGACCCTGCTAATCAGCTTCTTTCCGCTCCTAAAGGATGGCGCAATGGTGACTGGATATGCAACTGTGGCTTTCATAACTACTCCTCACGTGCCCAG TGCAAAAAATGCAATGCTTTCCCACCAG CACTTGGAACAAAGCGACTGGCATCTGATGACTTGGTGCATGACTGGGATAACAAGAGATTGAATGTGGGACAA ACAAATGTGCAGCTGCAACCTTACCCAGGTTTTGAGCAAATGATGGGGACCAGTGCTGACCCTAATACCGGACCCTATGCTCCCTACTCGAATGTAAGCTCAGGTACTGCTCCGAATTTGCAAGTGCCCATGCAGTTTCCACAGCAAGCAACTACACCTGCACTGCTTGGAAAAGG AGCAAAACAATGGCGCGAAGGAGATTGGATGTGCACAAATTGCAACAACCATAATTATGCATCCCGGTTACAATGCAATAG GTGTAAGACTCAAAGACATGCACTCTCTCAGCCTGTCAACGTCGCGTAG
- the LOC133851196 gene encoding uncharacterized protein LOC133851196, with amino-acid sequence MAAENDVDLSTLKSQLSQTHEVWKQEMEQSQSQVDVLQAKLMEVKACIQGSEEDAKQELEVLWRRVKTTATLLTYLKSKAQIIAVPHLAHTSCGIKQLEGVGLVDKNGTPLSGWSRNIDLSSCDGPDEETWLGISRQHVSLDEQDAAYTGELLKSVQMVTDVMEALVKRVILAESETAIEKEKVTFGQEEITKKSIQIENMSLKLEEMERFAMGTNCILNEMRQRVEDLVDETSRQRQRAAENEQELCRVKRDFESLKSYVSSLITVRETLLSSEKQFQTIERLFERLVAKTTQLEGEKMQKETEVQKLMEENVRLSALLDKKEAQLLAMNEQCKVMALSASNI; translated from the exons ATGGCAGCAGAGAACGATGTTGATTTGTCAACTTTGAAGTCTCAGTTAAGCCAAACGCATGAAGTGTGGAAGCAGGAAATGGAACAAAGCCAGTCCCAAGTGGATGTTCTGCAAGCAAAACTTATGGAGGTTAAGGCTTGTATACAGGGGTCTGAGGAAGATGCCAAGCAGGAGTTAGAGGTTCTTTGGCGGAGGGTTAAAACTACTGCAACATTGTTAACCTACTTGAAATCAAAGGCTCAAATCATTGCTGTTCCCCATTTAGCTCATACATCATGTGGCATCAAACAATTAGAAGGGGTAGGACTCGTTGACAAAAATGGTACACCATTGTCTGGTTGGTCAAGGAATATTGATCTTTCCTCATGTGATGGTCCAGATGAAGAAACTTGGCTTGGAATTAGTAGGCAACATGTTTCGCTGGATGAACAAGATGCAGCTTATACTGGTGAACTACTCAAGTCTGTGCAGATGGTCACAGATGTAATGGAAGCTCTTGTTAAAAGGGTCATATTGGCAGAATCTGAAACTGCAATTGAGAAGGAGAAGGTAACTTTCGGTCAagaagaaattacaaaaaagtcGATCCAAATTGAAAACATGTCATTGAAGTTAGAGGAGATGGAACGTTTTGCTATGGGTACAAACTGCATACTGAATGAAATGCGACAGAGAGTTGAGGATTTGGTTGACGAAACATCTAGACAAAGACAGCGAGCTGCAGAAAATGAACAGGAGCTTTGTCGTGTGAAGCGGGACTTCGAGTCTCTGAAATCCTATGTTAGCAGTCTCATTACTGTAAGAGAAACACTTCTTTCATCGGAGAAGCAGTTTCAAACTATCGAGAGGCTGTTTGAACG GCTAGTTGCAAAGACGACACAGTTAGAGGGTGAGAAGATGCAGAAAGAGACTGAAGTTCAGAAACTAATGGAAGAAAATGTGAGGTTGAGTGCTCTTCTTGACAAGAAAGAGGCCCAACTTTTGGCCATGAATGAACAGTGCAAGGTAATGGCCTTGAGTGCTTCAAATATCTAA
- the LOC133852123 gene encoding uncharacterized protein LOC133852123, protein MGTNFLQPLASKSAPSTTLIFTKPSIKPNQIFLPCLQRSLRASPTNTSSTDNDDANGDGARPLAPPPNTVEIRFKRRSRRRSRQQGEDDGAGNGRVMKASAPAPPKKWEDMSFGEKAIELYVGEKGALFWLNKLAYASIFIVIGGWILFRFVGPALNLYQLDSPPLAPTSVFKGS, encoded by the coding sequence ATGGGCACTAATTTCCTCCAGCCCCTCGCTTCAAAATCAGCACCATCAACCACCCTCATCTTCACCAAACCTTCTATTAAACCCAACCAAATCTTCCTCCCTTGCCTCCAACGATCGCTCAGAGCAAGTCCCACCAACACCAGCAGTACCGACAACGACGATGCTAATGGAGACGGTGCACGGCCACTGGCTCCCCCGCCTAACACGGTGGAAATCAGGTTCAAGCGAAGGTCAAGAAGGCGTTCAAGACAGCAGGGGGAGGATGATGGTGCTGGCAATGGGCGGGTCATGAAAGCTTCAGCTCCAGCCCCTCCCAAGAAGTGGGAGGACATGAGTTTCGGCGAGAAGGCAATAGAGCTGTACGTGGGCGAAAAGGGTGCACTGTTCTGGCTCAACAAGCTTGCTTACGCTTCCATCTTCATAGTCATCGGAGGTTGGATACTATTCCGGTTTGTGGGTCCTGCGCTTAATCTTTACCAGCTGGACTCTCCTCCTTTGGCTCCTACTTCCGTGTTCAAGGGTTCGTGA